From the genome of Phytohabitans rumicis, one region includes:
- the argH gene encoding argininosuccinate lyase — protein MSVVSSRTSLWGGRFAGGPAEALARLSVSVQFDWRLAPYDLAGSRAHARVLAGAGLLDAGELGQILAALDDLEAACASGAFRPTVEDEDVHTALERGLLERLGTLGGKLRAGRSRNDQVATDLRLYLRDHARGVAASLVQLADALVEQAERHVDTPAPGMTHLQHAQPVTFGHWLLAHVQPLLRDLERLRDWDARAAISPLGAGALAGSSLPLDPVRVAKELGFDAPAANSMDAVADRDFVAEFLFITALVGVHLSRLGEEVVLWTSQEFGWAELDDGFATGSSIMPQKKNADIAELARGKAGRLIGGLVTVLTMLKGLPLTYDRDMQEDKEPVFDAVDTLELVLPALAGMISTMTVRVDRLVAAAPVGYTLATEVADWLVRKGVPFREAHEVTGRLVALCVARECALDEVSDEDLALVSSYLDPTVRDVLSVRSALAARITPGSTGPGPVADQLAAVVDKLDGWREWVTARVVPR, from the coding sequence ATGTCAGTCGTGTCTTCTCGTACCAGCCTGTGGGGCGGCCGGTTCGCCGGCGGCCCGGCCGAGGCCCTCGCCCGCCTGTCCGTGAGCGTCCAGTTCGACTGGCGCCTGGCCCCGTACGACCTGGCCGGCTCCCGCGCGCACGCCCGGGTGCTGGCCGGCGCCGGGCTGCTCGACGCCGGCGAGCTCGGCCAGATCCTCGCCGCGCTCGACGACCTGGAGGCCGCCTGCGCCTCCGGGGCGTTCCGGCCGACGGTCGAGGACGAGGACGTGCACACCGCGCTGGAGCGTGGCCTGCTCGAACGCCTCGGCACCCTCGGCGGCAAGCTGCGCGCCGGCCGGTCCCGCAACGACCAGGTCGCCACCGACCTGCGGCTCTACCTGCGCGACCACGCCCGCGGGGTGGCCGCCAGCCTGGTGCAGCTCGCGGATGCGCTGGTCGAGCAGGCCGAGCGGCACGTCGACACGCCGGCCCCCGGGATGACGCACCTGCAGCACGCGCAGCCGGTCACGTTCGGGCACTGGCTGCTCGCGCACGTGCAGCCGCTGCTGCGCGACCTGGAACGCCTGCGCGACTGGGACGCCCGCGCCGCGATCAGCCCGCTCGGTGCCGGCGCGCTCGCCGGCTCGTCGCTGCCGCTGGACCCGGTGCGGGTGGCCAAGGAGCTCGGCTTCGACGCGCCGGCCGCCAACTCGATGGACGCCGTCGCCGACCGGGACTTCGTCGCCGAGTTCCTCTTCATCACCGCGCTGGTCGGGGTGCACCTGTCCCGCCTCGGCGAGGAGGTGGTGCTGTGGACATCGCAGGAGTTCGGCTGGGCGGAGCTGGACGACGGGTTCGCCACCGGCTCGTCGATCATGCCGCAGAAGAAGAACGCGGACATCGCCGAGCTGGCCCGCGGCAAGGCCGGCCGGCTCATCGGCGGCCTGGTCACGGTGCTGACCATGCTCAAGGGCCTGCCGCTGACGTACGACCGGGACATGCAGGAGGACAAGGAGCCGGTCTTCGACGCCGTCGACACCCTGGAGCTGGTGCTGCCGGCTCTCGCCGGCATGATCTCCACCATGACGGTACGCGTCGACCGCCTGGTCGCCGCCGCACCGGTGGGCTACACGCTGGCCACCGAGGTCGCCGACTGGCTGGTCCGCAAGGGCGTGCCGTTCCGCGAGGCGCACGAGGTGACCGGCCGGCTGGTCGCGCTCTGCGTGGCCCGCGAGTGCGCGCTCGACGAGGTCAGCGACGAGGACTTGGCGCTGGTCAGCTCCTATTTGGATCCCACGGTGCGCGACGTGCTGTCGGTGCGGTCGGCGCTGGCCGCCCGGATCACCCCCGGCTCGACCGGCCCGGGTCCGGTCGCCGACCAGCTCGCCGCCGTGGTGGACAAGCTGGACGGGTGGCGGGAATGGGTCACGGCGCGGGTGGTGCCTCGCTGA
- a CDS encoding argininosuccinate synthase, which produces MTERVVLAFSGGLDTSVAIPYLADRMGAEVIAVAVDLGQGGEDMNAIRRRALDCGAVEAEVIDAKDEFAAGYCLPAVRANALYMDRYPLLSALSRPLIVKHLVAAAQRHGGTVVAHGCTGKGNDQVRFEVGIGALAPHLKVVAPARDFAWTRDKAIALAEEKGLPIDVSHKSPYSIDQNLWGRAVETGFLEDIWNAPVEDLYTYTANPAEPRDPDEIVLTFDAGVPVAIDGETLTPYQVIAELNRRAGAQGVGRLDMVEDRLVGIKSREVYEAPGAIALITAHQELEAVTVERDVARFKKSVDQRWAELVYDGLWFSPLKDALDAFVAQTQRHVTGDVRMTLHGGRAVVTGRRSEASLYDFNLATYDTGDTFDQSQAVGFVRLWGLPSRIAAARDGRLG; this is translated from the coding sequence GTGACTGAGCGCGTCGTGCTGGCGTTCTCCGGCGGCCTGGACACGTCGGTCGCCATCCCGTACCTGGCGGACAGGATGGGCGCCGAGGTGATCGCGGTCGCGGTCGACCTCGGGCAGGGCGGCGAGGACATGAACGCCATCCGCCGGCGCGCCCTGGACTGCGGCGCGGTCGAGGCCGAGGTCATCGACGCGAAGGACGAGTTCGCGGCCGGCTACTGCCTGCCGGCGGTCCGGGCCAACGCGCTCTACATGGACCGCTACCCGCTGCTGTCCGCGCTGAGCCGGCCGCTGATCGTCAAGCACCTGGTCGCGGCGGCCCAGCGGCACGGCGGCACGGTCGTCGCGCATGGCTGCACCGGCAAGGGCAACGACCAGGTCCGCTTCGAGGTGGGCATCGGCGCGCTCGCCCCGCACCTGAAGGTCGTGGCGCCGGCCCGGGACTTCGCGTGGACCCGGGACAAGGCCATCGCCCTGGCCGAGGAGAAGGGCCTGCCGATCGACGTCAGCCACAAGTCGCCGTACTCGATCGACCAGAACCTGTGGGGCCGGGCCGTCGAGACCGGTTTCCTGGAGGACATCTGGAACGCGCCGGTCGAGGACCTCTACACCTACACCGCCAACCCGGCGGAGCCGCGCGACCCGGACGAGATCGTGCTCACCTTCGACGCCGGGGTGCCGGTCGCGATCGACGGCGAGACGCTCACCCCGTACCAGGTGATAGCGGAACTGAACCGGCGGGCCGGAGCCCAGGGAGTCGGACGGCTGGACATGGTCGAGGACCGGCTCGTGGGCATCAAGAGCCGCGAGGTGTACGAGGCGCCGGGCGCGATCGCGCTGATCACCGCCCACCAGGAGCTGGAGGCCGTGACCGTCGAGCGCGACGTGGCCCGCTTCAAGAAGAGCGTCGACCAGCGCTGGGCCGAACTGGTGTACGACGGCCTGTGGTTCTCGCCGCTGAAGGACGCGCTGGACGCGTTCGTCGCCCAGACCCAACGGCACGTGACCGGCGACGTGCGGATGACGCTGCACGGCGGCCGCGCGGTGGTCACCGGCCGGCGCTCCGAGGCCAGCCTGTACGACTTCAACCTGGCCACGTACGACACGGGTGACACGTTCGACCAGTCGCAGGCGGTGGGGTTCGTGCGGCTGTGGGGGCTGCCGAGCCGGATCGCGGCCGCCCGGGACGGACGGTTGGGGTAA
- a CDS encoding arginine repressor — MTGPGTRTARHARIVDLIRERGVRSQTELAELLGEDGVQVTQATLSRDLEELGAYKVRGADGGPAVYVIPEDGLPRPRPAEHAPARLVRLLRELLTGTDSSGNLAVLRTPPGAAQFLASALDRAGLPEIVGTIAGDDTIFVVAREPLTGADLAEKLGAWAGRDENGGSRD, encoded by the coding sequence ATGACCGGACCAGGGACACGCACCGCGCGGCACGCGCGGATCGTCGACCTGATCCGCGAGCGCGGCGTGCGCTCCCAGACCGAGCTGGCCGAGCTGCTCGGCGAGGACGGCGTGCAGGTCACCCAGGCCACGCTGTCGCGCGACCTGGAGGAGTTGGGCGCCTACAAGGTACGCGGTGCCGACGGCGGCCCGGCCGTCTACGTGATCCCGGAGGACGGGCTGCCCCGCCCCCGGCCGGCCGAGCACGCGCCCGCGCGCCTGGTCCGGCTGCTGCGCGAGCTGCTGACCGGCACCGACTCCAGCGGCAACCTGGCCGTGCTGCGCACCCCGCCGGGCGCGGCACAGTTCCTGGCCAGCGCCCTCGACCGCGCCGGCCTGCCCGAGATCGTCGGCACCATCGCGGGCGACGACACCATCTTCGTCGTGGCCCGCGAGCCGCTGACCGGGGCGGACCTGGCCGAGAAGCTGGGCGCCTGGGCCGGGCGCGACGAGAACGGCGGCTCCCGTGACTGA
- the argF gene encoding ornithine carbamoyltransferase, producing the protein MTRNFLRDDDLTPAEQSTVLDLAAAMKAERYAYTPLAGPRSVAVIFDKVSLRTRLSFDVGIAELGGNPIVVDAQGTHFGRGETLADAAKVLSRYVSAIVMRTYGDDRLAEVAAGATVPVVNALTDGFHPCQLLADLLTVRERCGGTAGRTLAYVGDAANNMAHSYLIAGVTAGMHVRVAGPSGYDPSPTVVARADEIAAWTGGSTQVLRDAFEAVDGADVLATDTWTSMGQEQDGRDRRTPFWPYQINKDLLAAAAPGAVVLHCLPAHRGEEITDDVMDGAQSAVWDQAENRLHAQKALLTWLLDQQ; encoded by the coding sequence ATGACACGAAACTTCTTGCGGGACGACGACCTCACGCCGGCCGAGCAGTCCACTGTGCTCGATCTGGCCGCCGCGATGAAGGCCGAACGGTACGCGTACACGCCGCTGGCCGGGCCGAGGTCGGTGGCGGTGATCTTCGACAAGGTGAGCCTGCGTACCCGGCTGTCCTTCGACGTGGGCATCGCCGAGCTGGGCGGCAACCCGATCGTCGTGGACGCGCAGGGCACCCACTTCGGCCGCGGCGAGACCCTCGCCGACGCCGCCAAGGTGCTGTCCCGCTACGTTTCCGCGATCGTCATGCGCACCTACGGCGACGACCGGCTGGCCGAGGTGGCCGCCGGCGCCACCGTTCCGGTGGTCAACGCGCTCACCGACGGCTTCCACCCCTGCCAGCTCCTCGCCGACCTGCTCACCGTGCGGGAGCGGTGCGGCGGCACCGCGGGCCGGACCCTCGCGTACGTCGGCGACGCGGCCAACAACATGGCCCACTCGTACCTGATCGCCGGGGTTACCGCGGGCATGCACGTGCGGGTCGCCGGCCCGTCCGGATACGACCCGTCGCCGACCGTCGTGGCCCGCGCCGACGAGATCGCCGCGTGGACCGGCGGCTCCACCCAGGTGCTGCGGGACGCCTTCGAGGCGGTGGACGGGGCGGACGTGCTCGCCACGGACACGTGGACGTCGATGGGTCAGGAGCAGGACGGTCGCGACCGGCGTACCCCCTTCTGGCCGTACCAGATCAACAAGGACCTGCTCGCGGCGGCCGCACCCGGCGCGGTCGTGCTGCACTGCCTGCCCGCGCACCGCGGCGAGGAGATCACCGACGACGTCATGGACGGCGCGCAGAGCGCCGTCTGGGACCAGGCCGAGAACCGCCTACACGCACAGAAGGCGCTGTTGACATGGCTGTTGGACCAACAATGA
- a CDS encoding acetylornithine transaminase, with translation MMSLVDRWTQSMMDNYGTPPLGLVRGEGAVVYDESGRSYVDLLGGIAVNVLGHAHPAVVAAVSKQVAALGHVSNLYVAEPPVALAELLLALAGRQGRVFFANSGSEVNEAAFKLSRLTGRTHAVSTQGGFHGRTMGSLALTGQPSKADPFRPLPGEVTHVPYGDVAALDAAVTTETAMVILEPIQGENGVVVPPAGYLAAAREITTAKGALLVLDEVQTGVGRTGHWFAHQADGVEPDIVTLAKGLGGGLPIGACLAFGGAADLFGPGSHGSTFGGNPISCAAALAVISTIANEGLLDHVKRIGERIKTGVEALGHPLVREVRGAGLLLGVVLSAPASGAVAGVLRDAGFLTNPVQPDVLRLAPPLILSADQVDAFLAALPSALDAAS, from the coding sequence ATCATGAGCCTCGTTGACCGGTGGACGCAGTCCATGATGGACAACTACGGCACGCCGCCGCTCGGGCTGGTCCGCGGCGAGGGCGCGGTGGTGTACGACGAGTCCGGCAGGTCCTATGTGGATCTACTCGGCGGGATCGCGGTCAACGTGCTCGGCCACGCCCACCCGGCGGTCGTGGCCGCGGTGTCCAAGCAGGTCGCCGCGCTCGGCCACGTGTCCAACCTGTACGTCGCCGAGCCGCCGGTGGCGCTCGCCGAGCTGCTGCTGGCCCTGGCCGGCCGGCAGGGACGCGTGTTCTTCGCCAACTCCGGCTCGGAAGTCAACGAGGCGGCGTTCAAGCTGTCCCGGCTGACCGGGCGCACGCACGCCGTCTCCACCCAGGGCGGCTTCCACGGCCGGACGATGGGCAGCCTCGCGCTCACCGGCCAGCCCAGCAAGGCCGACCCGTTCCGCCCGCTGCCCGGCGAGGTGACCCACGTGCCGTACGGCGATGTGGCCGCCCTCGACGCGGCCGTCACCACCGAGACGGCCATGGTGATCCTGGAGCCCATCCAGGGCGAGAACGGCGTGGTCGTGCCGCCCGCCGGCTACCTGGCCGCGGCCCGGGAGATCACCACGGCCAAGGGCGCCCTGCTGGTGCTGGACGAGGTGCAGACCGGCGTCGGCCGCACCGGGCACTGGTTCGCGCACCAGGCCGACGGCGTCGAGCCGGACATCGTCACGCTGGCCAAGGGCCTGGGCGGCGGGCTGCCGATCGGGGCGTGCCTGGCGTTCGGCGGCGCGGCCGACCTGTTCGGGCCGGGCAGCCACGGCAGCACGTTCGGCGGCAACCCGATCAGCTGCGCGGCCGCGCTCGCGGTCATCTCGACGATCGCCAACGAGGGCCTGCTGGACCACGTGAAGCGGATCGGGGAGCGCATCAAGACCGGCGTCGAGGCGCTCGGCCACCCCCTCGTCCGCGAGGTGCGCGGCGCCGGCCTGCTGCTGGGCGTGGTGCTCAGCGCGCCCGCCTCGGGGGCGGTGGCCGGCGTGCTGCGCGACGCCGGCTTCCTGACCAACCCGGTGCAGCCGGACGTGCTGCGGCTCGCCCCGCCGCTGATCCTGTCCGCCGACCAGGTCGACGCGTTCCTGGCGGCCCTGCCGTCCGCATTGGACGCCGCGTCATGA
- the argB gene encoding acetylglutamate kinase yields MITAQEKAATLIEALPWLARFHGSTVVVKYGGNAMIDPELQKAFAADMVFLRYAGLKPVVVHGGGPQISAMLGRLGIDSEFRGGLRVTTPEAMDVVRMVLVGQVGRELVGLINGYGPFAVGLSGEDARLFTAVRRHAYVDGEAVDVGLVGDVEKVDVSAVADLIGAGRIPVISTVAPDADGVLHNLNADTAAAALAIALQARKLVVLTDVPGLYTDWPDTSSLVSQIGTDALAELLPKLESGMVPKMEACLRAVQGGVPAAHVVDGRVAHSTLLEVFTSEGFGTMVTGS; encoded by the coding sequence GTGATCACAGCACAGGAAAAGGCGGCCACCCTCATCGAGGCGTTGCCGTGGCTGGCCCGTTTCCACGGCTCGACCGTCGTCGTCAAGTACGGCGGCAACGCGATGATCGATCCCGAGCTGCAGAAGGCGTTCGCCGCCGACATGGTGTTCCTGCGGTACGCCGGGCTCAAGCCGGTCGTCGTGCACGGCGGCGGGCCGCAGATCTCCGCGATGCTGGGGCGGCTGGGCATCGACAGCGAGTTCCGCGGCGGCCTGCGGGTCACCACGCCCGAGGCGATGGACGTCGTCCGGATGGTGCTCGTCGGCCAGGTCGGGCGCGAGCTGGTCGGCCTCATCAACGGGTACGGTCCGTTCGCGGTGGGCCTGTCGGGCGAGGACGCGCGGCTGTTCACCGCCGTACGGCGGCACGCCTATGTGGACGGTGAGGCGGTCGACGTGGGCCTCGTCGGCGACGTGGAAAAGGTCGACGTCTCCGCGGTGGCCGACCTCATCGGCGCCGGCCGCATCCCGGTCATCTCCACGGTGGCGCCGGACGCGGACGGCGTACTGCACAACCTGAACGCCGACACCGCCGCGGCGGCGCTGGCCATCGCGCTGCAGGCCCGCAAGCTCGTCGTGCTCACCGACGTGCCGGGCCTCTACACCGACTGGCCGGACACGAGCAGCCTGGTCTCGCAGATCGGCACGGACGCGCTGGCCGAGCTGCTGCCGAAGCTGGAGTCGGGCATGGTGCCCAAGATGGAGGCGTGCCTGCGGGCGGTCCAGGGCGGCGTGCCGGCGGCACATGTCGTCGACGGCCGGGTCGCGCACTCCACCCTGCTGGAAGTCTTCACCTCGGAAGGGTTCGGAACGATGGTGACTGGATCATGA
- the argC gene encoding N-acetyl-gamma-glutamyl-phosphate reductase, translating into MGIRVAVAGASGYAGGELLRLIAGHPELDLVAATAHSQAGSPLSVVHPHLTGLDLVLGATGPEALADADLVFLALPHGQSAALAAALAGTVKVVDLGADHRLQDAGAWIQYYGGGHAGAWTYGLPELPGQKAAIAISTRVAATGCYAVATTLALAPLITAGAVSPDDVVVVAASGTSGAGRAAKAHLLGSEVMGDLSPYKVGRHQHVPEIKQATGARSLSFTPVLAPMPRGILATVTALPTGTADPRQVLQEAYADAPFVHVLPEGAWPHTAATYGSNACHLQATVDIDSGRVIVTSAIDNLGKGAAGQAVQCANLMLGLPETAGLPMYGVAP; encoded by the coding sequence ATGGGCATCCGGGTCGCGGTGGCCGGAGCGAGCGGGTACGCGGGCGGGGAACTGCTGCGCCTGATCGCCGGGCACCCCGAGCTAGACCTGGTGGCCGCGACGGCACACAGCCAGGCCGGGTCGCCGCTTTCCGTCGTACACCCGCATCTGACCGGGCTGGACCTGGTGCTCGGGGCGACCGGACCGGAGGCCCTGGCCGACGCGGACCTGGTGTTCCTGGCGCTGCCGCATGGGCAGTCGGCCGCGCTCGCGGCGGCGCTGGCCGGCACGGTCAAGGTCGTCGACCTCGGCGCCGATCACCGGCTCCAGGATGCTGGAGCGTGGATCCAGTATTACGGTGGCGGGCACGCGGGGGCGTGGACGTACGGGCTGCCCGAGTTGCCCGGCCAGAAGGCGGCCATCGCGATCTCCACGCGGGTGGCCGCGACGGGCTGCTACGCGGTCGCGACGACGCTGGCGCTGGCGCCGCTGATCACGGCCGGCGCGGTGTCGCCGGACGACGTGGTGGTGGTCGCGGCCTCCGGCACGTCCGGGGCGGGCCGGGCGGCCAAGGCGCACCTGCTGGGCAGCGAGGTGATGGGCGACCTGTCGCCGTACAAGGTGGGCCGGCACCAGCACGTCCCCGAGATCAAGCAGGCGACCGGGGCGCGGAGCCTGTCGTTCACGCCGGTGCTGGCACCGATGCCACGCGGGATCCTCGCCACCGTCACCGCGCTCCCCACGGGCACCGCCGACCCCCGGCAGGTCCTCCAGGAGGCGTACGCGGATGCGCCGTTCGTGCACGTGCTGCCCGAGGGGGCCTGGCCGCACACCGCGGCGACGTACGGGTCGAACGCCTGCCACCTGCAGGCCACAGTGGACATCGACTCGGGCCGGGTGATTGTCACGAGCGCCATCGACAACCTGGGCAAGGGCGCCGCCGGCCAGGCCGTGCAGTGCGCCAATCTCATGCTCGGCCTACCGGAGACAGCGGGCCTGCCGATGTACGGGGTGGCACCGTGA
- a CDS encoding helix-turn-helix domain-containing protein: MTDDDLVFKALADPSRRFLLDLLFARDGRTLTELESELSMTRFGS; encoded by the coding sequence GTGACCGATGACGACCTGGTCTTCAAGGCGCTCGCCGATCCGAGCCGGCGGTTCCTGCTGGACCTGCTCTTCGCGAGGGACGGCCGGACGCTGACCGAGCTGGAGTCGGAGCTTTCGATGACGCGCTTCGGGTCATGA
- a CDS encoding ArsR/SmtB family transcription factor: MKHLRVLEDAGLVVTRRSGREKLHFLNPVPIRQIHDRWIDKYTEHRTAALLDLKHELEGES; this comes from the coding sequence ATGAAGCACCTGCGGGTGCTCGAAGACGCGGGCCTCGTCGTCACCCGCCGTAGCGGCCGGGAGAAGCTGCACTTTCTCAACCCGGTGCCCATCCGGCAGATCCACGACCGGTGGATCGACAAGTACACGGAGCACCGCACGGCGGCACTCCTGGATCTCAAGCACGAACTGGAGGGAGAGTCATGA
- a CDS encoding SRPBCC domain-containing protein, whose product MTQVYRIYIKATAQAIWDAITKPEWTDRYGYRGLAEYDLRPGGAYRARANEEYQAMGMPEYPVEGEIIEVDPPYKLVQTWHPTWLDEPPTQLTYEIKEGPDGVSMLTVTHETEGAPQTAAQTAGQIEGAGGGWAEVLSDLKTLLETGKSLHE is encoded by the coding sequence ATGACGCAGGTGTATCGGATCTACATCAAGGCCACAGCCCAGGCGATCTGGGACGCGATCACCAAGCCGGAGTGGACCGACCGGTACGGCTACCGCGGCCTCGCCGAGTACGACCTGCGCCCGGGCGGGGCCTACCGGGCCCGCGCCAACGAGGAGTACCAGGCGATGGGCATGCCGGAGTACCCCGTGGAGGGCGAGATCATCGAGGTGGACCCGCCGTACAAGCTGGTCCAGACGTGGCACCCCACCTGGCTCGACGAGCCCCCGACCCAGCTGACCTACGAGATCAAGGAAGGCCCGGACGGCGTCTCGATGCTGACCGTCACGCACGAGACCGAGGGCGCACCACAGACGGCCGCACAGACCGCCGGCCAGATCGAAGGCGCCGGCGGCGGCTGGGCCGAGGTCCTCAGCGACCTCAAGACCCTCCTAGAAACCGGCAAATCCCTCCACGAGTAG